The DNA region GAGCTTCCCCCGGAAAAATAGACACAACGAATGGCGAGTTTTCTCCTGTTTTTATAGAATTGCAAAACACTCTAAAGGAAGCAAATCACCGGTCTTGACATCCCACCCCGTGCGTGGTTTTATTAAACTACCGACGGGGCGTCTCCAGGAAGCATGTGATAGATATTTCCCCGCCGGTTTAACAACATACCACGCCCGGGGACCCTGGCTGTCAAGACTATACAAGCGATGATTTGCATTGAATAACCTCAAAGGCTCACCTAAAAGCATGTAATTAATTAGGCAGCTAATTTAAAAGCTTGCTCATATTCCAGCGGAGACATGTATCCTAAAGATGAATGCAGTCTAATGCGGTTATAAAAAACTTCAATATATTCAAAGATGGCTTGGCGAGCTTCGGCTCTTGTTTTAAAGCGGTTACCATAGATTAATTCAGTTTTCAATGTTCCAAAGAATGATTCCATGCAAGCGTTGTCGTAGCAGTTGCCCTTACGGCTCATACTGGTAACAAATTGATTATCTCTCAATGCTTGCTGGTATTCATAGCTGGCATACTGGCTCCCGCGGTCTGAATGATGAATTAAGCCTGGTGATGGCTTATATCTTTGAACCGCTTGTCTTAGAGCATCCAGTGTCAGCTGGCGGGTCATTGTACTGTCCATGGACCAGCCAACAATCTTTCGCTGGAACAAATCTTCAATGGCCGCAAGGTACAGCCACCCTTCATCTGTTGGGATATAAGTAATGTCGGCTACCCAAACTTTATTAGGGCGATCAGCCTTAAAATTCTGGTTGACTAAGTTTTCAGCAACCGGAAAGTTATGTTTCGAATTCGTTGTAGCTTTATATTTTCTTTTTGTCTTTCCGACAATGCCATTATCACGCATCAG from Desulfolucanica intricata includes:
- a CDS encoding IS3 family transposase (programmed frameshift), which codes for GVHESTLHKWINLYKKHKEDAFPGSGNLRSEDAEIRRLKRQIADLQEENAILKKGHGHLRKTPEIAYKFIYQHRFEFRVEKMCQVMRVSRSGYYAWIKRPENNRKIQNRKLLEKIRDVYKISRRTYGSPRITRALKKQGITCGKNRVARLMRDNGIVGKTKRKYKATTNSKHNFPVAENLVNQNFKADRPNKVWVADITYIPTDEGWLYLAAIEDLFQRKIVGWSMDSTMTRQLTLDALRQAVQRYKPSPGLIHHSDRGSQYASYEYQQALRDNQFVTSMSRKGNCYDNACMESFFGTLKTELIYGNRFKTRAEARQAIFEYIEVFYNRIRLHSSLGYMSPLEYEQAFKLAA